The following coding sequences lie in one Myxococcus xanthus genomic window:
- the rsmB gene encoding 16S rRNA (cytosine(967)-C(5))-methyltransferase RsmB: MNARALAIQVLARVRATDAYLNVVLDTQLSESPPKDPRDAALVTELTYGATRRQLALDYAITRFADRKLDALEDKVLAALRIGAYQIFHTRVPARAAVAETVQALKEVGLTRAAGFTNAILRKLAALPAPPLPSASDVALHLSVRESHPQWLVERWLRQFGRERAEAMLVADNQAPAVVVRANTAKVTRDALLAQLQEMGVDAKATTVSPVGITLPSVGRVEDVYGYAEGLWQVQDEAAQLVGVYGAIPETARVLDACAAPGGKSCHQAQSHDVVAVDLHAHKLRKIDAEARRLGLQPRLKAYAHDAAEPFPEEWGEFHAFLVDAPCSGLGTLRRHPELRYRRKEEDISRLATLQRRILENCQEAVPPGGLLVYAVCTMEPQEGQDQVEMFLRSHPEWTAEPPVLPGLKLPLSQAYLRTLPGPEGFDGFFAARLRKLY, translated from the coding sequence ATGAACGCCCGCGCACTCGCCATCCAGGTCCTCGCGCGTGTCCGCGCGACGGATGCCTACCTCAACGTCGTGTTGGACACGCAGCTGTCCGAGTCGCCGCCGAAGGACCCGCGCGACGCGGCGCTCGTCACCGAGCTGACCTACGGCGCCACCCGGCGGCAGCTCGCGCTGGACTACGCGATTACCCGCTTCGCCGACCGCAAGCTGGACGCGCTGGAGGACAAGGTGCTGGCGGCCCTCCGCATCGGCGCCTACCAGATATTCCACACCCGTGTGCCCGCGCGCGCCGCGGTGGCGGAGACGGTGCAGGCCCTGAAGGAAGTAGGGCTGACGCGCGCGGCGGGCTTCACCAACGCCATCCTCCGCAAGCTGGCGGCCCTGCCCGCGCCGCCGCTGCCGTCCGCGTCCGACGTGGCGCTGCACCTGTCGGTGCGGGAGAGCCATCCCCAGTGGCTGGTGGAGCGTTGGCTGCGCCAGTTCGGCCGCGAGCGCGCCGAAGCCATGTTGGTGGCCGACAACCAGGCGCCCGCGGTGGTGGTGCGCGCCAACACCGCGAAGGTGACGCGCGACGCGCTGCTCGCCCAGCTCCAGGAGATGGGCGTGGACGCGAAGGCGACCACCGTGTCGCCGGTGGGCATCACGCTGCCGTCCGTGGGCCGCGTGGAGGACGTGTACGGCTACGCGGAGGGCCTGTGGCAGGTGCAGGACGAGGCCGCGCAGCTCGTGGGCGTCTACGGGGCGATTCCGGAGACGGCGCGCGTGCTGGACGCGTGCGCCGCGCCGGGCGGCAAGTCCTGCCACCAGGCGCAGTCACATGACGTGGTGGCGGTGGACCTCCACGCGCACAAGCTGCGCAAGATTGACGCGGAGGCCCGGCGCCTGGGCCTGCAGCCGCGCCTGAAGGCCTACGCGCACGACGCCGCGGAGCCCTTCCCGGAGGAGTGGGGAGAGTTCCACGCGTTCCTGGTGGATGCGCCGTGTTCGGGGCTGGGCACGCTGCGCCGCCACCCGGAGCTGCGCTACCGCCGCAAGGAGGAGGACATCTCCCGGCTGGCCACGCTCCAGCGGCGCATCCTGGAGAACTGCCAGGAGGCGGTGCCGCCCGGGGGCCTGCTGGTGTACGCGGTGTGCACCATGGAGCCGCAGGAGGGGCAGGACCAGGTGGAGATGTTCCTGCGCAGCCACCCGGAGTGGACGGCCGAGCCGCCCGTGCTGCCCGGCCTCAAGCTGCCGTTGTCCCAGGCGTACCTGCGCACGCTCCCGGGACCGGAGGGCTTCGACGGGTTCTTCGCCGCGCGCCTCCGGAAGCTCTACTGA
- a CDS encoding LysR family transcriptional regulator, with product MQLESLKMFCDVVETGSFSRAAQLNHVTQSAVSQQIRALENRYEQKLLSRSARQVTPTPAGERLFRGCKEILARFSEVEQEIREQATEVAGTTTVSTIYSVGLHELNSVQKQLLKSHPKVNMRLNYRRNDQVYDDVILGAAEIGIVAYPQPRAGVDILPFRDDKLSVVCAPGHPFATKQKVSLTALSGVPFIAFDREAPTRKALDRLFREKSIDITPVMEMDNVETIKRAVEMGLGVAILPLSTAQGEVKGGSLVAKPFAEGPVSRPIGLLIRKGKYLDRASAAVLEAFKAAANLPSSDDA from the coding sequence ATGCAGCTCGAATCCTTGAAGATGTTCTGCGACGTGGTCGAGACTGGCTCATTCTCCCGCGCCGCGCAGCTCAACCACGTCACGCAATCCGCGGTGAGCCAGCAAATTCGCGCGCTGGAGAACCGGTACGAGCAGAAGCTGCTGTCGCGCAGCGCGCGCCAGGTGACGCCGACGCCGGCCGGGGAGCGGCTGTTCCGTGGGTGCAAGGAGATCCTCGCCCGCTTCTCCGAAGTGGAGCAGGAGATTCGTGAGCAGGCCACCGAGGTGGCGGGCACCACCACGGTCTCCACCATCTACTCGGTGGGGCTGCACGAGCTGAACTCGGTGCAGAAGCAGCTGCTCAAGTCGCACCCCAAGGTGAACATGCGCCTGAACTACCGGCGCAACGACCAGGTGTACGACGACGTGATTCTGGGCGCGGCGGAGATTGGCATCGTCGCCTATCCGCAGCCCCGCGCGGGCGTGGACATCCTCCCCTTCCGCGACGACAAGCTGTCGGTCGTCTGTGCCCCCGGCCACCCCTTCGCCACGAAGCAGAAGGTGAGCCTCACCGCGCTGTCGGGCGTGCCCTTCATCGCGTTCGACCGCGAGGCGCCCACGCGCAAGGCGCTGGACCGGCTCTTCCGCGAGAAGAGCATCGACATCACCCCGGTGATGGAGATGGACAACGTGGAGACCATCAAGCGGGCGGTGGAGATGGGCCTGGGCGTGGCCATCCTCCCCTTGTCTACGGCACAGGGCGAGGTGAAGGGTGGCTCCCTGGTGGCCAAGCCCTTCGCGGAGGGGCCGGTGTCGCGCCCCATTGGCCTGCTCATCCGCAAGGGCAAGTACCTGGACCGCGCGTCCGCCGCGGTGTTGGAGGCGTTCAAGGCCGCCGCCAACCTGCCGTCCTCCGACGACGCCTGA
- a CDS encoding MJ1255/VC2487 family glycosyltransferase has protein sequence MLPGMRILYGVVGEGMGHATRSRVLLEELTKEHEVHIVVSGRAQDYLAKRFQNVHGIWGLTLAYEGNSVKKWQTVLQNLTGAVKGWPQNIRQYFELVDDFRPDVVVSDFESFSYMFARNHRLPVISVDNMQVINRCKHEPALLAGHEDSFETSRAIVKAKLPGAFHYLVTSFFYPELRKRRTTLAPSILRPEILEAKSEPGEHLLVYQTSTTNTALPDILKAAGIPCRVYGLRRDITEDLVDGNLTYRPFSEKGFIDDLRTARGVVASGGYTLMSEAVYLRKPVLSVPLEGQFEQVINALYLEQLGYGMYVKTLTVDAVKEFLTRVPRCQQALQGYEQDGNTRMLAALREQLSLAYEHRGHWAMEMAQD, from the coding sequence ATGCTGCCGGGCATGCGAATCCTCTACGGTGTCGTCGGCGAAGGCATGGGCCATGCGACGCGCTCCCGCGTCCTCCTCGAGGAACTGACGAAGGAGCACGAGGTCCACATCGTCGTCTCCGGCCGGGCCCAGGACTACCTGGCCAAACGCTTCCAGAACGTGCACGGCATCTGGGGGCTGACGCTCGCGTACGAGGGCAACTCGGTGAAGAAGTGGCAGACGGTGCTGCAGAACCTCACGGGCGCCGTGAAGGGCTGGCCGCAGAACATCCGCCAGTACTTCGAGCTGGTGGACGACTTCCGCCCGGACGTGGTGGTGAGCGACTTCGAGTCGTTCAGCTACATGTTCGCCCGGAATCACCGGCTGCCCGTCATCAGCGTGGACAACATGCAGGTCATCAACCGGTGCAAGCACGAGCCGGCGTTGCTGGCGGGCCACGAGGACAGCTTCGAGACGTCGCGCGCCATCGTGAAGGCGAAGCTGCCGGGGGCCTTCCACTACCTGGTCACCAGTTTCTTCTACCCGGAGCTCCGCAAGCGGCGCACCACGCTGGCCCCGTCGATTCTGCGCCCCGAAATCCTGGAGGCGAAGTCCGAGCCCGGTGAGCACCTGCTCGTGTACCAGACGTCGACGACGAACACGGCGCTGCCGGACATCCTCAAGGCCGCGGGCATCCCCTGCCGCGTGTACGGGCTGCGCCGCGACATCACCGAGGACCTGGTGGACGGCAACCTCACGTACCGGCCCTTCAGTGAAAAGGGCTTCATCGATGATTTGCGCACCGCGCGAGGCGTGGTGGCCAGCGGCGGCTACACGCTGATGAGCGAGGCGGTGTACCTGCGCAAGCCGGTGCTGAGCGTGCCGCTGGAGGGACAGTTCGAGCAGGTCATCAACGCGCTGTACCTGGAGCAGCTGGGGTACGGCATGTACGTGAAGACGCTGACGGTGGACGCGGTGAAGGAGTTCCTCACGCGCGTGCCCCGCTGCCAGCAGGCGCTCCAGGGCTACGAGCAGGACGGCAACACGCGGATGCTGGCCGCCCTGCGCGAGCAGCTGTCCCTGGCCTACGAGCACCGTGGCCACTGGGCCATGGAGATGGCGCAGGACTAG
- a CDS encoding SDR family NAD(P)-dependent oxidoreductase — protein MPARRKDSDSSRFSLGTVAAAGIGAALGLRRILRSRFQFKDSTVLITGGSRGLGLVLARQLLKEEARVAICGRDEQTLERAREELERTGGEVYAIPCDVRDPVQVEAMVSAIHERWGTVDVLINNAGVIQVGPLESMTLEDFQEAIDTHLWAPLYTTLAVLPEMKRRGKGRIVNIASVGGKVSIPHLVPYSASKFALVGLSDGLRAELRQDGIVVTTVCPGLMRTGSPRNAYFKGHHEAEYAWFATGDSLPITSLSAEQSARKILDACRRGDAEALLGAPAKLAAVVRALAPSLTAALTAWANRFMPQDSSQDRYSGSQSETPLTQSWLTELTRRAAERNNETGVPLH, from the coding sequence ATGCCAGCTCGCCGCAAGGATTCTGACTCGTCCCGCTTCTCGCTCGGCACCGTGGCCGCGGCCGGCATCGGCGCGGCGCTGGGCCTGCGCCGCATCCTCCGCTCCCGCTTCCAATTCAAGGACAGCACCGTCCTCATCACCGGCGGCTCTCGCGGCCTGGGACTGGTGCTGGCGCGGCAGCTCCTGAAGGAGGAGGCCCGGGTGGCCATCTGCGGCCGGGACGAACAGACGCTGGAGCGGGCCCGCGAGGAACTGGAGCGCACCGGCGGCGAGGTCTACGCCATCCCCTGCGACGTGCGAGATCCGGTGCAGGTGGAGGCCATGGTCTCCGCCATCCACGAGCGCTGGGGCACGGTGGACGTGCTCATCAACAACGCCGGCGTCATCCAGGTGGGGCCGCTGGAGTCCATGACGCTGGAGGACTTCCAGGAGGCCATCGACACACACCTGTGGGCGCCGCTGTACACCACGCTGGCCGTGCTGCCGGAGATGAAGCGGCGCGGAAAGGGGCGCATCGTCAACATCGCCTCCGTGGGCGGCAAGGTGAGCATCCCCCACCTGGTGCCGTATTCGGCCAGCAAGTTCGCGCTGGTGGGCCTGTCGGACGGCCTTCGCGCGGAGCTGCGCCAGGACGGCATCGTCGTCACCACGGTGTGCCCGGGACTGATGCGCACGGGCAGCCCACGCAACGCGTACTTCAAGGGCCACCACGAGGCGGAGTACGCGTGGTTCGCCACCGGGGACTCCCTGCCCATCACCTCGCTGAGCGCCGAGCAGTCCGCGCGCAAGATTCTGGACGCGTGCCGGCGAGGCGACGCCGAGGCGCTGCTGGGCGCACCGGCGAAGCTGGCCGCCGTGGTCCGCGCGCTCGCGCCCAGCCTGACGGCCGCCCTCACCGCCTGGGCCAACCGCTTCATGCCCCAGGACAGCAGCCAGGACCGCTACAGCGGCAGTCAGAGCGAGACGCCGCTGACCCAGTCCTGGCTCACCGAGCTGACGCGGCGCGCGGCCGAGCGCAACAACGAGACCGGGGTGCCGCTGCACTGA
- a CDS encoding peroxiredoxin family protein, which produces MPTLDIPITLLDPDGGWINMPVHVSELDELPVLLHFFSVKQRGADEDIDAVKRILAEYGSRGLKVISVDVTHSDKELRDTNAVESFARKHGLHHPIAVDDGSMARAYDVADTPAWLVFDADSGRLRHHFSGRNASNHMRQVLERFVQASAAAPSPAP; this is translated from the coding sequence ATGCCCACGCTCGACATTCCCATCACCCTGCTGGACCCGGACGGTGGGTGGATCAACATGCCCGTCCACGTCTCGGAGCTGGATGAGCTCCCCGTCCTCCTCCACTTCTTCTCCGTCAAGCAGCGCGGCGCTGACGAGGACATCGACGCGGTGAAGCGCATCCTCGCGGAGTACGGCTCGCGTGGGCTGAAGGTCATCAGCGTGGATGTCACCCACTCCGACAAGGAGCTGCGGGACACCAACGCGGTGGAGTCCTTCGCGCGAAAGCACGGGCTCCACCACCCCATCGCCGTGGACGACGGCTCCATGGCGCGGGCCTACGACGTGGCGGACACGCCCGCGTGGCTCGTGTTCGACGCGGACTCCGGCCGGCTGCGCCACCACTTCTCCGGAAGGAATGCGTCCAACCACATGCGGCAGGTGCTGGAGCGCTTCGTCCAGGCCAGCGCCGCGGCCCCCTCTCCCGCCCCCTGA
- a CDS encoding aminotransferase class I/II-fold pyridoxal phosphate-dependent enzyme: MRIPDFKLERYFARWEFAAPYLLCSSDIEGWRMGDLLALAGPDERARWDGLTLGYTESTGLPALREEIAALYPGLSPEQVLTFAGAEEALFVLVNVLLGPGDHAVVTWPGYQSLHEVARATGADVTLLRLREEDGWALDLDALRRALTPQTRLLVVNFPHNPTGALLDRATFDALCELSRERGIHLLSDEVYRLLEYDTRDTLPPAASHTPHGISLGVMSKAFGLAGLRVGWLACRDVELLRRCAAYKDYTTICNSAPSEVLSLIALRAKARVLARSRELLAANLALLDGFFARHPDTFQWVRPRAGSVAFPRLLRETPVARFTEELREREGVLLLPGDVYDFPGNHFRLGLGRTNLPDALERLERYVVDTSR; this comes from the coding sequence ATGCGCATCCCCGACTTCAAGTTGGAGCGGTACTTCGCGCGCTGGGAGTTCGCGGCGCCGTACCTGCTGTGTTCCTCGGACATCGAGGGCTGGCGGATGGGCGACTTGCTGGCGCTCGCCGGCCCGGACGAGCGGGCCCGCTGGGACGGGCTGACGCTGGGCTACACCGAATCCACCGGCCTGCCCGCGCTGCGCGAGGAGATTGCCGCCCTGTACCCCGGGCTCTCTCCGGAGCAGGTGCTCACCTTCGCCGGCGCGGAGGAGGCGCTCTTCGTCCTGGTCAACGTGCTGCTGGGCCCCGGGGACCACGCCGTCGTCACCTGGCCGGGCTACCAGTCCCTGCACGAGGTGGCGCGCGCCACGGGCGCGGACGTGACGCTGCTGCGCCTGCGCGAGGAGGACGGGTGGGCGTTGGATTTGGATGCGCTGCGCCGCGCGCTGACGCCCCAGACGCGGCTGCTGGTGGTGAACTTCCCCCACAACCCCACGGGCGCGTTGTTGGACCGGGCCACCTTCGACGCGCTGTGCGAGCTGTCGCGCGAGCGTGGCATCCACCTGCTGTCCGACGAGGTGTACCGGTTGCTGGAGTACGACACGCGCGACACGTTGCCGCCCGCGGCCAGCCACACGCCGCACGGCATCAGCCTGGGGGTGATGTCCAAGGCCTTCGGACTGGCGGGGCTGCGCGTGGGGTGGCTGGCCTGCCGTGACGTGGAGCTCTTGCGGCGCTGCGCGGCCTACAAGGACTACACGACCATCTGCAACAGCGCGCCCAGCGAGGTGCTGTCACTCATCGCGCTGCGCGCGAAGGCGCGGGTGCTGGCGCGCAGCCGGGAGTTGCTCGCGGCGAACCTCGCCCTGTTGGATGGCTTCTTCGCGCGGCACCCGGACACCTTCCAGTGGGTACGCCCGCGCGCGGGCAGCGTGGCTTTTCCCAGGCTGCTGCGTGAGACGCCCGTGGCCCGCTTCACCGAGGAATTGCGCGAGCGCGAAGGCGTGCTGCTGCTGCCCGGAGACGTCTACGACTTCCCCGGCAACCACTTCCGCCTGGGGCTGGGCCGCACGAATCTGCCCGACGCGCTGGAACGACTGGAGCGCTACGTGGTCGACACATCGCGTTGA
- a CDS encoding choice-of-anchor X domain-containing protein, whose product MTPTGTVSAPASRMRRALWAIPLIPLVLGGVGWWWMEAGAGSESPIEDGAWQASSPSAMPSPAPRKSGGGMGGPTGSVPGVAVQDPARSPEEAERDARRQLWEQRLARAKQTLESYMKATRYPPESRPASEHPDQMEMAEPERTRPLNKDGSDIQLRLKQDRIFVVGDEVVHFFVGCEDARRMPRPCQVVSASAHEAEHMPGAGVMPAVPLVFSDDGAAGDALSGDGTFTGRFQPSKQGFPIYSGTLRVDVQVRSGGEEGTAFFDIMYTPSPPALFTGRVREVLEQGSLQLYLGIQVQKAGRYVVAGRVDDESGMPFAHVSFNEELKRGEQEVKLTIAGNLVLDEVPTFPLKLRDVEGFLLKERGDPDRELMTSLRGYVHTTNDYPPASFSAAEWQSAERRRYLDELNRDVIEARTHLDGIDLEEAPPKP is encoded by the coding sequence ATGACTCCGACTGGCACCGTTTCCGCCCCCGCGTCCCGGATGCGCCGCGCCCTGTGGGCCATTCCCCTCATCCCGCTGGTACTGGGGGGCGTGGGGTGGTGGTGGATGGAAGCAGGTGCCGGCTCGGAGTCCCCCATCGAGGACGGCGCGTGGCAGGCGTCGTCGCCGTCTGCAATGCCCAGCCCGGCGCCGCGGAAGTCGGGAGGCGGCATGGGCGGGCCGACGGGGAGCGTGCCAGGAGTGGCAGTGCAGGACCCGGCTCGCAGCCCGGAGGAAGCGGAGCGGGACGCGCGGCGCCAGCTGTGGGAGCAGAGGCTGGCGCGCGCGAAGCAGACGCTGGAGTCGTACATGAAGGCGACGCGCTATCCGCCGGAGTCGCGTCCCGCCAGTGAGCACCCGGACCAGATGGAGATGGCGGAACCGGAGCGCACGCGCCCGCTGAACAAGGACGGCTCCGACATCCAGCTCCGGCTGAAGCAGGACCGCATCTTCGTCGTCGGCGACGAGGTGGTGCACTTCTTCGTCGGCTGCGAGGACGCGCGCCGCATGCCCAGGCCCTGCCAGGTGGTGTCCGCCTCCGCGCACGAGGCCGAGCACATGCCCGGCGCGGGTGTCATGCCGGCGGTTCCCCTCGTCTTCTCGGACGACGGCGCCGCGGGCGACGCGCTCTCCGGAGATGGCACCTTCACCGGGCGCTTCCAGCCGTCGAAGCAGGGGTTCCCCATCTACTCGGGCACGCTGCGCGTGGACGTGCAGGTGCGCTCGGGGGGCGAGGAGGGCACCGCGTTCTTCGACATCATGTACACGCCGTCGCCTCCGGCGCTCTTCACGGGCCGGGTGCGGGAGGTGCTGGAGCAAGGCTCGCTTCAGCTCTACCTCGGGATTCAGGTCCAGAAGGCCGGACGGTACGTGGTGGCGGGCCGCGTGGATGATGAGAGCGGCATGCCCTTCGCGCACGTGTCCTTCAACGAGGAGCTGAAGCGCGGCGAGCAGGAGGTGAAGCTCACCATCGCCGGCAACCTGGTGCTGGACGAAGTGCCCACCTTCCCCCTGAAGCTGCGCGACGTGGAGGGCTTCCTCCTCAAGGAGCGGGGGGATCCGGATCGCGAGCTGATGACGAGCTTGCGCGGGTACGTGCACACCACGAATGACTATCCCCCCGCGTCCTTCTCCGCCGCGGAGTGGCAGAGTGCGGAGCGGCGGCGCTATCTGGACGAGCTGAACCGGGACGTCATCGAGGCGCGGACGCACCTCGACGGCATCGACCTGGAAGAAGCGCCGCCCAAGCCGTGA
- a CDS encoding PP2C family protein-serine/threonine phosphatase: MRMDSAGQTHIGRRPHNEDAFCVAPELGLFVVADGLGGQEGGEVASRCVVDTFVGFGLRLGQDRDSTWPTVPDPRRTREENLLAACSALAQRNLQAQRVGRLREMASTVVALAVSEHGAAVAHVGDSRLYRLRGGKLESLTRDHSLIEELRDAGMEPPGGSGNLRHLITRALGTENAEPTVQRLQTEPGDVFLLCSDGLYEPLGVEGLMKRLTMSSAREVCDALVADAYEAGGKDNITAVVLRVAEA; the protein is encoded by the coding sequence ATGAGAATGGACAGCGCGGGACAGACCCACATCGGTCGGCGGCCGCACAACGAGGATGCGTTCTGCGTCGCGCCGGAGCTGGGGCTGTTCGTCGTGGCGGATGGGCTGGGCGGACAAGAGGGGGGAGAAGTCGCCAGCCGGTGTGTCGTGGACACCTTCGTGGGCTTTGGCCTGCGCCTGGGACAGGACCGGGATTCGACGTGGCCCACGGTGCCGGACCCTCGTCGTACCCGTGAAGAGAACCTGTTGGCGGCGTGCTCGGCGCTGGCGCAGCGCAACCTCCAGGCGCAGCGCGTGGGCCGGCTGCGGGAGATGGCGTCCACCGTGGTGGCGTTGGCGGTGAGCGAGCACGGCGCGGCGGTGGCGCACGTGGGCGACAGCCGCCTGTACCGGCTGCGTGGCGGAAAGCTGGAGTCGCTCACGCGCGACCACTCGCTCATCGAGGAGCTGCGGGACGCGGGCATGGAGCCGCCGGGAGGCTCGGGCAACTTGCGCCACCTCATCACCCGCGCGCTGGGCACGGAGAACGCGGAGCCCACCGTGCAGCGGCTTCAGACGGAGCCGGGCGATGTGTTCCTGCTGTGTTCGGACGGGCTCTATGAGCCGCTGGGCGTGGAGGGTCTGATGAAGCGCCTGACGATGTCCTCCGCGCGCGAGGTCTGCGACGCGCTGGTCGCGGACGCCTACGAGGCGGGCGGCAAGGACAACATCACCGCGGTGGTGCTGCGCGTCGCGGAAGCGTGA
- a CDS encoding methyl-accepting chemotaxis protein, producing MTHSLAARLTAALSLVILCLSALSVALTGVSLRTWSHEAVTSRLAQDEAAWSRVQSQEVRALTALARVAAAGTSLQTVLSSGSVVGEHLEPSLRAQQSLLGVDLLLAVDTAAGVRVGTPPGALSGMEALVKEGGARIILVDEVPHQAVAQPVTAEGRTVGYVVLGRVLGEVELQALRDERGVEGVLTVGGRPVAHALSAVPDDALLSALEGKGRPDEVSVNGVSLQLRRVEMGPGVELLLTRDGGKEAEQFRASMLLVVLLGIIVTAAAGTAIFLLVRRMMEPLRELTVATTRMVSEGDFRGALAVRSKDEIGQLASSFSELMSQLRELLMALRHSAEQLETASTHLTESASVQNEAVSQQAVALHETQIAAQQLQEASRAAARRVEVILREADKASGFGEAGEAAVSGSVGGLTHIRSHVEQIGRTVAELHQRTRQVGDITRTVKDLADQSNVLALNASIEAARSGDSGRSFAVVARQMRSLADQSAGATTRVQSILSDIGRAISQTVSTSEGGAREVEGGLEQVRAAGESLRSLAGIIQSNGKTVRSIADAVSQQDAGIAELFAALSSMADLADQIVDRMAASEQSAIQLSAASAELSAIVGRYQL from the coding sequence ATGACGCACAGCCTTGCCGCGCGCCTGACCGCAGCGCTCTCCCTCGTCATCCTCTGCCTCTCCGCGCTGAGCGTCGCGCTCACGGGCGTGTCGCTTCGGACGTGGTCGCACGAAGCCGTCACGTCCCGTCTGGCGCAAGACGAAGCTGCGTGGAGCCGCGTCCAGTCCCAGGAGGTGCGCGCGCTGACGGCCCTGGCACGCGTCGCCGCGGCGGGCACGTCCTTGCAGACCGTGCTGTCGAGCGGCTCCGTGGTCGGGGAGCATCTCGAACCCTCGCTGCGTGCGCAGCAGTCGCTCCTGGGCGTGGACCTGCTGCTCGCGGTGGACACCGCGGCGGGTGTGCGCGTGGGCACGCCACCCGGTGCACTGTCGGGGATGGAGGCCCTGGTGAAGGAGGGCGGCGCGCGCATCATCCTGGTGGATGAGGTGCCCCATCAGGCCGTGGCGCAGCCCGTGACGGCCGAGGGCCGCACCGTGGGGTACGTGGTGTTGGGGCGGGTCCTGGGCGAGGTGGAGCTCCAGGCGCTGCGTGACGAGCGCGGTGTGGAGGGCGTGTTGACCGTGGGCGGGAGGCCGGTGGCGCACGCGCTGAGTGCGGTGCCTGACGATGCCTTGCTCTCGGCACTGGAAGGGAAGGGCCGGCCGGACGAGGTGTCGGTGAATGGCGTGTCGTTGCAGCTGCGCCGGGTGGAGATGGGGCCGGGCGTGGAGCTGCTGCTCACGCGTGATGGTGGGAAGGAAGCGGAGCAGTTCCGCGCGTCGATGCTGCTCGTCGTGCTGCTGGGCATCATCGTCACGGCGGCGGCGGGCACGGCCATCTTCCTGCTGGTGCGGCGGATGATGGAGCCGCTGCGCGAGCTGACCGTGGCCACCACGCGGATGGTGTCGGAGGGTGATTTCCGAGGGGCGCTGGCGGTGCGCTCGAAGGATGAGATTGGTCAGCTGGCCAGTTCGTTCTCGGAGTTGATGTCGCAGCTGCGCGAGCTGTTGATGGCGCTGCGCCATTCGGCCGAGCAGCTCGAGACGGCGTCCACGCACCTCACCGAGTCCGCGTCCGTCCAGAACGAGGCGGTGTCGCAGCAGGCCGTGGCGCTGCATGAGACGCAGATTGCGGCGCAGCAGCTCCAGGAAGCCTCGCGCGCGGCGGCGCGGCGCGTGGAGGTCATCCTGCGTGAGGCGGACAAGGCCAGTGGCTTTGGTGAGGCGGGCGAGGCCGCGGTGTCCGGCAGCGTGGGCGGGCTCACGCACATCCGGTCGCACGTGGAGCAGATTGGCCGCACCGTCGCGGAGCTGCACCAGCGCACGCGGCAGGTGGGCGACATCACCCGCACGGTGAAGGACCTGGCGGACCAGTCGAACGTGCTGGCGCTCAATGCTTCCATCGAGGCGGCGCGCAGTGGTGATTCGGGCCGTTCCTTCGCGGTGGTGGCACGGCAGATGCGGTCGCTGGCGGACCAGTCCGCGGGGGCGACCACGCGCGTGCAGTCCATCCTGAGTGACATCGGCCGGGCCATCTCGCAGACGGTGAGCACGAGTGAGGGCGGGGCGCGCGAGGTGGAAGGTGGCCTGGAGCAGGTGCGCGCGGCGGGCGAGAGCCTCCGCTCGCTGGCGGGCATCATCCAGAGCAACGGCAAGACGGTGCGCAGCATCGCCGATGCCGTGAGCCAGCAGGACGCGGGCATCGCGGAGTTGTTCGCCGCGCTCAGCTCGATGGCCGACCTGGCGGACCAGATTGTCGACCGGATGGCCGCGAGCGAGCAGTCCGCCATCCAGCTCTCCGCGGCGTCCGCCGAGCTGAGCGCTATCGTCGGTCGGTACCAGCTCTAG